The following are encoded together in the Nyctibius grandis isolate bNycGra1 chromosome 5, bNycGra1.pri, whole genome shotgun sequence genome:
- the COPS7A gene encoding COP9 signalosome complex subunit 7a: protein MAAEGKVTGQSQEQFLLLAKAARGAALASLIHQVLEAPGIYVFGELLDMPAVRELADSEFSPVFRLLTIFAYGTYADYLAEAANLPPLTEAQKNKLRHLSVVTLAAKVKCIPYSVLLEQLQLKNVRQLEDLVIEAVYADVLRGSLDQRNQRLEVDYSIGRDIRREELSTITRTLQEWCQGCEVVLSGIEEQVSRANQHKEQQLALKQQIESEVANLKKTIKVTTAAAAAATSQDPEQHLTELREPAPGTNQRQASKKTSKAKGLRGSAKIWSKSN, encoded by the exons aTGGCGGCCGAAGGGAAGGTGAcggggcagagccaggagcagttcctgctgctggccaaggcgGCCCGCGGCGCCGCCCTCGCCAGCCTCATCCACCAGGTGCTGGAGGCCCCGGGCATCTACGTCTTCGGGGAGCTGCTGGACATGCCCGCCGTGCGGGAG CTGGCCGACAGCGAGTTCTCCCCCGTGTTCCGCCTCCTGACCATCTTCGCCTACGGCACCTACGCGGACTATCTGG CTGAAGCAGCAAACCTCCCTCCCTTGACAGAGGCTCAGAAGAACAAACTGAGGCACCTGTCAGTCGTCACTCTGGCTGCCAAGGTCAAG TGCATCCCCTActcagtgctgctggagcagtTACAGCTGAAGAACGTCCGGCAACTGGAGGACCTCGTGATTGAGGCTGTGTATGCAGATGTGCTGCGAGGGAGCTTGGATCAGCGGAACCAGCGCCTGGAGGTGGATTACAGCATTGGGAGGGACATCCGGCGGGAGGAGCTAAGCACCATCACCCGCACATTGCAGGAGTG GTGCCAGGGCTGCGAGGTTGTCTTGTCAGGCATTGAAGAACAGGTTAGCCGAGCCAACCAACATAAAGAGCAACAGCTGGCACTTAAGCAGCAGATAGAGAGTGAG gTGGCAAACCTGAAGAAGACCATTAAGgtgacaacagcagctgctgcagcagccacaTCCCAAGACCCGGAACAGCACCTAACAGAGCTCAGGGAGCCGGCCCCTGGCACCAACCAGCGCCAGGCGAGCAAGAAAACTTCCAAAGCCAAAGG GCTCCGGGGCAGTGCGAAGATTTGGTCTAAATCAAACTAG